The sequence below is a genomic window from Vibrio spartinae.
ACCGTCAAAGTCGGTGGCAGCTTTATCAAAGTCGATGCGGGCGGTGTGCATGTGGTCAGCGGTGCCATCAACCTCAACTCCGGCGGCAGTGCCGGCAGCGGCTCCGGTTACGGCGGCCAGCCGGCAACCATGCCGAATCTCCTCAAAGCACTGACACCACCGACCGAGGCGCAGGCGCCAGATATCACAGCCACACAAACACCGGCATCACCAGAGATCTACACACAGGCTTCACCGAAAAATATTCAGGCAGAAGCATTTGAGCAAGTATCGATGCAAAACACCCCGATGTCGAAAATGTGTCAGCGACAGAAAGATGGCAGTTGTCCGCGTTCAGACTGCCCTTGCACAGGGAAGGCATAACCTATGAAGATTTTTCCAGAATTACAGGACAACTCATTGACCCACTGGCTGGTTGTCGATTCGGTGCGAGTGCCGGATATTACCCAGCTCGTTTATCAGCATGAGCAGAATGTTGAGCTATATCGTCTGTTTGCGAATACACCGTTCGATCATTTAATTGAGCAGAGTCCGGTTGCTTTTCGCTATAGCGGTGTGGCAGAAATCGAGCGGCAACTCAAAGAAGACTTTGCACTACGCACCAGCAGTGTGCTGTTTTCCTGTGAGCCGTCGGTTACGACAGAATCGGTCATTCAGCATTTTCAGGCACTGCTTTATGTGGTCGTCGCAGAGTCTCCGATTCTATTTCGTTACTACGCCAGCCCGATGTGGGATGAAGTTGCACCCGAACTATCCGCAGAGGATCGATGTACGCTACTGGGCCCGTGTCGGGTATTAAGCTGGGTAGACAGTCAACAGAACGGCCATTCACTCAGGCAGTATCCCGAGGCTCAAATCGAGGCCGACCTTCAGTTACCGTACCATTTAAACTCCCCCGTATTCAACGCATTGGTAGAACAACGTTATGGCTAATCCAACCGAGACACCGAAAACTTATACAATAGAACCCGGTGACTGTTTAAGTCTGCTTGCCGACCATTTTGGTACCGAACAGGAAATCATCGCAAAACTGAACAGCGATCTGATTGATGATATCGATCTAATCTATGCCGGTGATACCATCATTCTGCCCGGTGAAGATGCAAACTCTGCAATCGATAACCAGCCCGGTAGCCGGGATGAAATCCCCAAGCCCCCCGAAAAATCAGCTTGTGCAGGCGATCTCTGCTCTGGGAAGGATACGCCGTTTACCGATATTTTGTATGTGCCGTCGCATCCGACCAAAAAACAAAAGCGGTTTTACGCCATTACCGATGAAGTCAAACAAGCGATTCAGGCGGAACATCAACTATTAGCAAAATCGATCGTTGAAGATCAAACCGAGACCATCCAAAACCTCAACCGCCTCGGTATTCTGTCGCGTTTTTATACCAGCCCGCATGAGATGTTCCTCGAATCAGAAAATGACCTGAAGCGTTACCGCTTTCTGTTCCATGCACGCAAGACCATTCGCTCTGGTGCGGCGAAAGATTATCAACACGGTGGCGAAGATGGATTTATCGTCAGTCTTGCCAAACAAGAAGGCCTTGATACCGAGAAACTCCTTGACCGTTATACCACTTGGGAAAAGGTCAAATACTGGACATTTATCGGTGTCATGTGGACCAGTCCAATTGCTCAGACATTACTGCTCACCAACGATAATATGAAAGATTATTTCAAGGAAGCCAGTAAAGAAGCCTATCAGCTCGAGCAAGCCCTAAAGCACTTAAAAGAAACCTTACAAGATCATCTCGACGATGAGCTCGAAAAACTGGATAAGGTCGCAGAACTGACCGCAAAAAACAAAAAGGCCGATGACGGCTCTTCTTATGTTTATGACAAAAAACTGAGTTACTTCACCAGTGCGCATGAAAAAAAGGTCGAGCGTGCGGTGAAAGCTGTGAACCTGATACACAAGAGACGGGGGAGCGATGCAACATTGGCTCTTCATTCCCATGAGCAGGCAACAAAGAGCATTGAATATCACTGGGATCAGGAAGTTAAACAGGCGAACGAGTTTGCCAAAAGAGCTGAGGAAGCACGGGCTGCCGGCAAGTCGGATAGAACGCTTGGTCCGCCGCCATTGCTCTTTTCTCGAATGTTTGCTGAGAATCTGAATCAATTAAACTTGTATGGCTATGTTCTCAAAGAGCAATGCCTGACCATGGCTGAGCTCGAAGGTACCAGCCCGGCACATCTTGGCCCCAAAACCCTTGAGAAAAACTTTTCAGAATGGCGGAATAACAAGTTCCTCACAAACGACGGGCTGCCGGTCAAAATTACCGAAGGGACAAAACTGGTCAACGACTTGCTGAACGAACTCCAAGTGAATAAAGCTGACCTGCACACCAAAAATATCGACGGTACCCGCAAACAGACCGAAGAAAAACTCGTTAAGTCACTGCTCAGTCAGGGCTGCGCAGGGCAATGGGCCTACTACCCCTGTCTGGCGCTGGTCAAACTGGTCGATGCCACGATCACCAAATGGATAGCCGATCTGGACGAACTGCTCGGCCTTGATAAAGATGAGCAGTATAAGCGGATGCCGGCCCCGGATATGTTCAGTGACTTACTGTGGCTGAAAAAGCTCGCGATGGCGCGGATTGATGCGCTGAAAGTCATCGCCACATCAAGAGCCAAAAAAGGCACCGACTCACTGCGCAACTTCTACCTCAGCGGTGATAAAATCCCGACTAGCTACCTGCTGCTATGGGACGAAAAAGAATATCAACCGAAAGAGAAAAAGACCAAAGTATTCCACAAAGAAACAGGGAAAGCCGACCTTCAGGTGGTTGAATGTGTGTTGATGTCTGAAGGGACGCTGGGCTGGGTGCGCGGCCCGGCTTGGTATTTGCCTAAAGATGATAAGGACACCCTGCTGGCCAAAGGCCACCTCAAAGATATTACCACCAAGGTTGCGCTGGTCAGCCCGGCGGCTGACAGCAAAACACCGGAAAACATTAAGACCGCACAAGCCAATGCATTTCCGACCCTGTCTGAGGCAATGAAAACCATCCGCACATCCATCAAAGAGGGAAGCGTTCAGGGTAAATTCATGCTCAACCCACTCAATCTGGCTGCGGAGAAAAAATCAGAGCCACCGGCATTCTGGTCAGACAGCTATCACTGGGAAGAAGGACTCGGGCCGGACAGCAAATCCTCTCAATATGTGGTCGATGCCTCCGCCCAATTTATGCGCTTGTCATCCAGTATGAAAGCCAACCTTAATCTGCCGTTAAGCGAATACAATAAACTCACGACAAATACCGATATTACTGCCGGAGGCTCGCTCAATTTCAGTGCTGATTTGTTCCGGGCACAATTGACAGCCAAAGCATGGTTCCCGCTTCAGCCTGAAAATGATGACAATAAAGATAAACGTCAGTTCAAAGGGAAACCGGTAACAATCCATTATCTGAAAAACGTCGATGGGCAAGATAAAAAGGACATTTATGATGCCGGTGAGATGTTTATGCGCGTCTCCGCCACAATCTATGGCTTGGCGGCAGCCAGTGTCAGTATTGCCGGAAATCTGTGCTTCGGCCCGGCAACAACGAAATCAGGCGAACTTGGTGTGCGGGGTAAGGCAATTACCACCGCCGACTATAATGCCGGAGAAATCAGACAAGTCCGCGCCGCCTCACCCCAACCCCTGCCCCAATCAGAGCAATCCGTCGGGCAAAGGGCACTCGGCACACTCAAAAAGAACTCAGCCGCACAAGCAGGGATAACCGTCGATGCCTTTGCCGGGGTTGAAGTCGGGGGTGAGCTGAGCGGTGAAATCTACTGGCGCCCACCGACGATTGACATCTCCAATAGCGCGGAGCGCGGTAAGATGATGCGCTTAGGAAGTTTAGCGGTTCAGGCAGCCGTCAGTTACGGGGTCGGTTTATCGGCTCAGTTCAGCATAACCTTCCACCGCGGGGCCTTATATGTGATTGCCGCTGCAAAACTGGTCTGCGGCCCCGGTGCGTCCGGTAAAGTCGCCATCGCCCTTGATGCGCTCAACGTTGACCGCTTTATTCAATGCCTGCTCGCCATGCTCAATGAATCGGGCTTTAAACGCATTGAAGCCTTCGGTGAAGTCGATGAGCAAGGCCGCAACGAAGACTTTGAAGAGCTCAACCGCCGCCTGACCGTCGCAGTCACGCTCGGCCTCACGCTGGGCGAAGTCCTGCTCCTGCCCGCCAAAGCCTTGTCATTTATCCACAAAGACGGCTTGCAGGAAGATTATGCGCCATTGGTTGCCAGACGGATCATCAAAAAAGATGAAGGTAAAGAGGGTAAAAATAAAGTTCAGCTGTGGGTCTCTGATTTACCACCGGAGACACTCTGCAACCTATTGGATTGTTTAAGCAATAAAAATGAAAGTGCTTGGTTTGAAAACGACGAAGAGAAAACCGCCCGACTGAGTCAAGAAGTCGATAAAGCTTTAGCCATTGTGCAGATTCTTAAGTGGATCTCGCCGAAAACAGGCTCCAGTGAAGCGGATATTGAGAAAAAGCGCCGACAGTTTGAGAAAACCCTGATTCGTATGGGCGGTAACTATGAATCAGCCCGACTCCCGATGGAGCAGTGGCGACGCTTCACCCAAAGTTGGATGCAATTGGCAGAGTTTATGGTAAGTCTATCACCCGATTCAAAACGCGGTGGCCCAACAGGTAAGGGGGGTGACATTCATCGAGCTAAAAATGGTTTCATTGAAGTATGTCGCATCCTATGTGGCAATATGAGACGCTACCACTATGAAGCAGAAGAGCGAACGGATGCAATCGCTCATTTTGTCGATGGCGAATATGACTATTTAACCATTCGGGTTGCCAAAGAAGGTGACAAGCCACAAGTAGTTGCAGACCGCAAGCGCCTTGAAGAGACGATTCAAGCGATCGAAGACAAAGGTTACTTCTGGAACAAAACCACCTATAAACCGTGGAAAGAACAAAGCTGGACACTTATAAATCATGAAGATGAATAAAAAACTGATCTACAAAACACTGTTTACACTGATTGGCATTGTCATTCTGAGTGTTGGCGGCTTTATGGCCTACCTGATGATTCCATCTGGCTTTCAGTCCCGCCAAGCAGAAGGCCCTAAGGTGTTGACGGAACTGTTAAAAATGG
It includes:
- a CDS encoding DUF4123 domain-containing protein; its protein translation is MKIFPELQDNSLTHWLVVDSVRVPDITQLVYQHEQNVELYRLFANTPFDHLIEQSPVAFRYSGVAEIERQLKEDFALRTSSVLFSCEPSVTTESVIQHFQALLYVVVAESPILFRYYASPMWDEVAPELSAEDRCTLLGPCRVLSWVDSQQNGHSLRQYPEAQIEADLQLPYHLNSPVFNALVEQRYG
- a CDS encoding LysM peptidoglycan-binding domain-containing protein, translating into MANPTETPKTYTIEPGDCLSLLADHFGTEQEIIAKLNSDLIDDIDLIYAGDTIILPGEDANSAIDNQPGSRDEIPKPPEKSACAGDLCSGKDTPFTDILYVPSHPTKKQKRFYAITDEVKQAIQAEHQLLAKSIVEDQTETIQNLNRLGILSRFYTSPHEMFLESENDLKRYRFLFHARKTIRSGAAKDYQHGGEDGFIVSLAKQEGLDTEKLLDRYTTWEKVKYWTFIGVMWTSPIAQTLLLTNDNMKDYFKEASKEAYQLEQALKHLKETLQDHLDDELEKLDKVAELTAKNKKADDGSSYVYDKKLSYFTSAHEKKVERAVKAVNLIHKRRGSDATLALHSHEQATKSIEYHWDQEVKQANEFAKRAEEARAAGKSDRTLGPPPLLFSRMFAENLNQLNLYGYVLKEQCLTMAELEGTSPAHLGPKTLEKNFSEWRNNKFLTNDGLPVKITEGTKLVNDLLNELQVNKADLHTKNIDGTRKQTEEKLVKSLLSQGCAGQWAYYPCLALVKLVDATITKWIADLDELLGLDKDEQYKRMPAPDMFSDLLWLKKLAMARIDALKVIATSRAKKGTDSLRNFYLSGDKIPTSYLLLWDEKEYQPKEKKTKVFHKETGKADLQVVECVLMSEGTLGWVRGPAWYLPKDDKDTLLAKGHLKDITTKVALVSPAADSKTPENIKTAQANAFPTLSEAMKTIRTSIKEGSVQGKFMLNPLNLAAEKKSEPPAFWSDSYHWEEGLGPDSKSSQYVVDASAQFMRLSSSMKANLNLPLSEYNKLTTNTDITAGGSLNFSADLFRAQLTAKAWFPLQPENDDNKDKRQFKGKPVTIHYLKNVDGQDKKDIYDAGEMFMRVSATIYGLAAASVSIAGNLCFGPATTKSGELGVRGKAITTADYNAGEIRQVRAASPQPLPQSEQSVGQRALGTLKKNSAAQAGITVDAFAGVEVGGELSGEIYWRPPTIDISNSAERGKMMRLGSLAVQAAVSYGVGLSAQFSITFHRGALYVIAAAKLVCGPGASGKVAIALDALNVDRFIQCLLAMLNESGFKRIEAFGEVDEQGRNEDFEELNRRLTVAVTLGLTLGEVLLLPAKALSFIHKDGLQEDYAPLVARRIIKKDEGKEGKNKVQLWVSDLPPETLCNLLDCLSNKNESAWFENDEEKTARLSQEVDKALAIVQILKWISPKTGSSEADIEKKRRQFEKTLIRMGGNYESARLPMEQWRRFTQSWMQLAEFMVSLSPDSKRGGPTGKGGDIHRAKNGFIEVCRILCGNMRRYHYEAEERTDAIAHFVDGEYDYLTIRVAKEGDKPQVVADRKRLEETIQAIEDKGYFWNKTTYKPWKEQSWTLINHEDE